In Aspergillus flavus chromosome 3, complete sequence, one genomic interval encodes:
- a CDS encoding fungal-specific transcription factor domain-containing protein: MVTSTPWLQFTGHQPKRKRAELACIICHSKKIRCDLQVRSRQGLRTCTNCETASKECRTRPSKRRTRRTRDPLSPLNSGSIEQAHPVVEDSAKDTTDENVTLPEPQWAWSFDNPSPLPEDSTQLTHAHLNPPVDHPGGNLSCSPATCRTNDTDTRRDFSSRYYELEIQADARNQEQRLLAQRQPDVPHLPSPDLQQSFIETYLEYCSPWCPVLDRDQLEIDELSQSPLLVNALAIVGSHIQPPVLPHDGPAAYYERARNLFYNDAEPNVVRSLQAVSLFYWWSPRPPTILHRHSSWWWTSCVVRHCQQLGVHHQPSLGPGPASSQHNQPANHRSHLIRRRIWWTAFARERLTSICQGRPSIIDEADCDIMEPTLDDFPDALIDHRARVRAEIFIHWVRLCAVIGRIAKYLTRPASAINTRFPTHLAQELIAWVQSLPPHLQLPINADRTTTFNRDVHQMHLPYLAVIIMLHLKLPYQPHNSAAYPPAILAASCVARILRDTLARGGTRFLMAITGWYCGMAFIALLQACRVDGLAAAANEDLDILTLAVDQLRSMWPTAQIFHDGFQRLRPSAAGAEALLSLSNSGPSAPVGLASTVPNVELAITEVPVGPGTGNGLANNLLEGLNWMDYFPFATAQTSGVAERLLVPRTGEMTFEEFPESMVQFQDLFADCNFPDINLFT; this comes from the exons ATGGTCACCTCGACGCCTTGGCTGCAATTTACCGGCCATCAGCCAAAGCGAAAGCGGGCCGAGCTGGCCTGCATAATTTGTCACAGCAAAAAG ATCCGATGCGACCTTCAAGTGCGCTCTAGGCAGGGCCTCAGAACCTGCACTAACTGTGAGACTGCCAGCAAAGAATGTCGCACGCGGCCCTCGAAGCGGAGGACTCGGCGAACGCGTGATCCACTGTCGCCGCTGAATAGTGGCAGCATAGAGCAGGCACACCCGGTTGTAGAGGACAGCGCGAAGGATACCACCGATGAGAATGTAACCTTGCCAGAGCCGCAGTGGGCCTGGAGCTTTGACAATCCCAGTCCTCTCCCAGAAGACTCAACACAACTGACGCATGCGCACCTCAACCCCCCTGTTGACCATCCTGGCGGCAACCTGAGCTGTTCCCCTGCAACCTGCCGGACTAATGACACGGACACACGACGTGATTTCTCATCACGATACTACGAGCTCGAGATCCAGGCCGACGCACGCAACCAAGAGCAGCGCCTACTTGCTCAGCGACAGCCAGATGTCCCACACCTTCCCAGCCCAGACCTGCAGCAGAGCTTCATCGAAACATACCTTGAATACTGCTCGCCGTGGTGTCCGGTTCTCGACCGCGATCAGCTAGAGATTGACGAGCTCTCTCAATCACCGCTACTCGTCAATGCGCTCGCCATTGTCGGGAGCCACATTCAGCCGCCTGTACTTCCCCATGATGGCCCAGCAGCCTACTACGAGCGCGCGAGAAATCTCTTCTACAATGACGCCGAGCCAAACGTCGTGCGCTCGCTGCAGGCTGTCTCGCTGTTCTACTGGTGGAGCCCGCGCCCACCGACTATTCTCCACCGTCATTCGTCCTGGTGGTGGACCAGCTGCGTGGTCCGACATTGCCAGCAGCTCGGAGTACACCACCAACCTTCCCTCGGCCCCGGTCCCGCCTCCTCTCAGCACAACCAGCCGGCAAACCACCGCTCCCATCTCATTCGCCGGCGCATCTGGTGGACAGCCTTCGCGCGGGAAAGACTCACTTCGATCTGCCAAGGAAGACCATCGATCATCGACGAGGCGGATTGTGATATAATGGAACCCACGCTCGACGATTTCCCAGATGCCCTTATAGATCATAGGGCACGCGTACGAGCGGAGATTTTCATTCATTGGGTCCGTCTATGCGCCGTCATCGGCCGGATAGCAAAATACCTCACCCGTCCTGCGTCTGCTATAAACACGCGCTTCCCCACACACCTCGCCCAGGAACTTATAGCCTGGGTCCAGTCCCTCCCGCCACATCTCCAACTTCCTATCAACGCAGACCGCACCACAACTTTCAACCGCGACGTTCACCAGATGCACCTTCCCTATCTCgccgtcatcatcatgcttCACCTGAAACTACCCTACCAGCCACACAACTCAGCAGCGTACCCGCCCGCCATCCTCGCTGCATCGTGTGTGGCGCGTATCCTACGGGACACACTCGCTCGAGGCGGAACACGCTTCCTCATGGCCATCACAGGCTGGTATTGTGGGATGGCGTTCATCGCGCTCCTTCAGGCCTGTCGCGTAGATGGTCTCGCGGCCGCCGCGAACGAGGATCTAGACATCCTTACATTGGCTGTCGACCAACTGAGATCCATGTGGCCCACCGCCCAAATATTCCATGACGGATTCCAACGTCTCAGGCCAAGTGCCGCGGGGGCGGAAGCGCTGCTTTCCTTGTCGAATTCAGGTCCAAGCGCGCCTGTTGGTCTCGCTTCAACTGTTCCTAATGTGGAGCTTGCTATTACTGAGGTCCCGGTTGGACCTGGGACCGGAAACGGTTTGGCGAACAATCTGCTCGAAGGACTTAACTGGATGGATTACTTTCCCTTTGCGACTGCGCAGACGAGTGGTGTTGCAGAGAGACTACTAGTGCCCCGGACAGGCGAAATGACCTTCGAAGAGTTTCCCGAGTCAATGGTACAGTTCCAGGATCTGTTTGCGGATTGTAATTTTCCAGATATAAATTTGTTCACGTAG
- a CDS encoding beta-lactamase-like protein (unnamed protein product) has protein sequence MAQDRLIEIPSGASITVKLINPVNFGPSHLTRFMAPQVPGLDTFARNPAFSFLIEHSSGRKLVFDLGIRKDWENYAPKIAEYIPTTGYKIEVTQHVADILEEHGVKAKDVEAVIWSHWHWDHIGDPSTFPPSTDLIVGPGFRDAMLPGYPANPDSPIRETDYANRTLREIPFTGPTTLHIGQFPAYDYFGDGSFYLLDSPGHAIGHLCGLARTTTAPDTFILMGGDIAHYTGIFRPSKHLPLPDSIQPHPIFPSCEAAFCPGSAWEELQSSRGRKVTDSLFEPTFGHDIPLAIETISKLQEIDCDEDVLVIIAHDFAVRDGVDHFPAALNDWKEKGWGRKLRWAFLRELEAYWKAKGLVE, from the exons ATGGCTCAAGATCGTCTCATCGAGATCCCGTCAGGGGCCTCCATCACCGTCAAACTCATCAACCCTGTGAACTTCGGGCCCTCCCATCTCACGCGGTTTATGGCCCCCCAAGTCCCCGGCCTCGACACCTTCGCACGAAACCCcgcattttctttcttgatcgaGCATTCATCCGGTCGTAAGCTGGTGTTCGATCTTGGGATTCGCAAAGACTGGGAGAACTACGCGCCTAAGATCGCAGAGTATATCCCGACGACGGGGTACAAGATCGAAGTAACGCAGCATGTCGCTGATATACTTGAGGAACACGGTGTCAAGGCCAAAGATGTTGAAGCGGTTATTTGGAG TCACTGGCACTGGGACCACATAGGCGATCCTTCGACCTTCCCCCCAAGTACAGACCTTATTGTCGGCCCTGGTTTCAGAGATGCCATGCTTCCAGGGTACCCGGCAAACCCGGACTCTCCAATCCGCGAGACTGACTATGC GAACCGCACCCTCCGCGAAATTCCCTTCACAGGGCCCACCACCCTCCACATCGGCCAATTCCCTGCCTACGACTACTTCGGTGACGGCTCCTTCTACCTCCTCGACAGCCCCGGCCACGCAATCGGCCATCTCTGTGGACTCGCCCGCACAACTACAGCCCCAGACACATTCATCCTCATGGGCGGAGATATCGCTCACTACACGGGGATCTTCCGGCCTTCAAAGCACCTACCCCTGCCCGACTCCATCCAACCCCATCCCATATTTCCAAGCTGCGAGGCCGCATTCTGCCCCGGGAGCGCATGGGAAGAACTCCAGTCCTCTCGAGGAAGAAAGGTAACAGACAGTCTCTTCGAGCCGACATTCGGTCACGATATCCCACTTGCGATCGAGACGATTAGTAAGTTACAGGAGATCGATTGTGACGAGGACGTGCTCGTGATTATCGCGCATGATTTCGCGGTCAGGGATGGGGTGGACCATTTCCCGGCTGCTTTGAATGactggaaagagaaagggtgGGGGAGGAAGCTTCGGTGGGCCTTTTTGAGAGAGTTGGAGGCATATTGGAAAGCGAAGGGGTTGGTTGAGTAG
- a CDS encoding short chain dehydrogenase/ reductase: MPQLPPYQYTGPVDCTIPPDPSKLQRKSVIVTGGANGMGETTVRQFAAAGAFVTIADVNIERGEQVAQELAPNAQFVKCNITSWEEQVSVFEAAIANSPSKSCDIVIANAGISRASGDSLWPLDDINAAPAKPDLKIVDVNLTGTLYTWKLAVHYFRKQPDTEERDRCFIITGSMVAWIDSPANWQYTCSKYALRGLMRTARRNSWEQGIRINYVAPCYIKSAIRSPTYEAELISKGVEFAPQEDVAKCFLRIATDRSINGHSLMITPASVAKEGFMDIDMDDYTEGYFKRTQDVQLRIIEDQWVEGWEKGRTAEGGKKP; the protein is encoded by the exons ATGCCCCAACTACCTCCATACCAGTATACTGGACCGGTGGATTGCACAATCCCTCCGGATCCAAGTAAGCTTCAGCGAAAGAGTGTGATCGTGACTGGCG GCGCAAATGGCATGGGCGAGACGACTGTCCGGCAGTTCGCGGCAGCTGG CGCCTTCGTAACAATCGCCGATGTCAACATCGAACGCGGAGAACAAGTCGCGCAAGAACTTGCACC CAATGCGCAATTTGTCAAATGCAACATCACATCCTGGGAGGAGCAGGTCTCCGTCTTCGAAGCCGCAATCGCAAACTCACCCAGCAAGAGCTGCGACATTGTGATTGCAAATGCGGGGATTAGTCGCGCGAGTGGGGATAGTCTTTGGCCATTGGATG ATATCAACGCCGCACCAGCGAAGCCAGATTTAAAGATCGTCGATGTCAACCTCACTGGCACATTGTATACGTGGAAACTGGCCGTGCACTATTTTCGAAAGCAGCCTGATACCGAGGAACGGGATCGGTGTTTTATTATCACGGGGAGTATGGTTGCTTGGATTGACTCACCA GCGAATTGGCAATACACTTGCAGCAAATACGCCCTGCGAGGCTTGATGCGTACTGCACGACGGAATTCGTGGGAGCAGGGTATAAGGATTAATTACGTGGCACCTTG CTACATCAAATCCGCTATCCGATCACCCACTTACGAAGCCGAGCTGATCAGTAAGGGTGTCGAATTCGCACCGCAGGAAGACGTCGCCAAGTGTTTTTTGCGGATTGCGACAGATAGGTCTATTAATG GCCACTCGCTGATGATTACCCCGGCATCAGTTGCGAAGGAGGGATTTATGGATATAGATATGGATGATTATACCGAGGGGTATTTTAAGAGGACGCAGGATGTGCAGTTGCGCATTATTGAGGATCAGTGGGTGGAGGGTTGGGAGAAGGGTAGGACGGCggaaggggggaagaaaccCTAG
- a CDS encoding putative monooxygenase (dimethylaniline monooxygenase), with translation MGSIGSTPYTHNNGHLDYDVLIIGAGLSGIYTLHQMNTFGLRAKVLEAASGPGGTWFWNRYPGARFDSESYSYGFSWSQEVLDEWSWSEHFAAQPETLRYCEFLVDKFNLRPGMQFNTRVKAAHYQEDTKSWLLTDERGQQYSSRWLVTCMGILNEYTLPNIPGVHDFAGQAIHTARWPHSPVSFEGKRVGIIGTGATGIQTIQEVAKTAGHLTVFQRTPNWSAPLNNGPITTEEMEEIRKQYPEIFKKCKESYSCFIHKSNPASVFSVSEEERERFWNELYETRGFQKWLSNYYDIGTDKRANALYSEFIANKIRERVKDPKTAELLIPKCHGFGTKRVPLESGYFESFNRPNVSLVDVKSDPIERITASGIKTRDNAYDLDILIYATGFDAVTGAFTAIDFQGVGGVKLSKRWSEGPRTFLGLFVESFPNMLMVMGPHQMFGNFPRSIEYASHWVAEFIRWASEQGVSSAECTREKVEEWTEHVHACAEGLLANEVDSWMTGVNKNLAHKQKRIIARYNGPAPGYRARADDVAARGFEDLVIT, from the exons ATGGGAAGTATTGGATCCACCCCCTACACGCACAACAATGGCCACCTGGACTATGACGTCCTCATAATAGGTGCCGGCCTCAGCGGCATCTATACCCTCCACCAAATGAACACATTCGGTCTCCGTGCGAAAGTCCTAGAGGCAGCCTCGGGTCCGGGTGGGACCTGGTTCTGGAATCGATACCCCGGTGCGAG attcGACTCCGAATCCTACTCCTACGGCTTCTCCTGGTCACAGGAAGTCCTCGACGAATGGTCCTGGAGCGAGCACTTCGCCGCGCAGCCTGAAACATTGCGATACTGCGAGTTCCTGGTTGACAAATTCAACCTGCGGCCGGGGATGCAGTTCAATACGCGGGTTAAAGCAGCGCATTATCAAGAGGATACGAAATCGTGGCTTCTTACTGATGAGCGGGGCCAGCAGTACTCGAGTCGTTGGCTGGTGACATGTATGGGGATTCTCAACGAGTACACCCTGCCTAATATCCCCGGCGTACACGATTTCGCGGGCCAGGCGATCCACACCGCGCGGTGGCCCCACAGTCCGGTGAGCTttgagggaaagagagtAGGGATTATTGGGACGGGTGCGACGGGGATTCAGACGATTCAAGAGGTTGCGAAGACAGCGGGACATTTGACCGTCTTCCAACGGACACCGAATTGGAGTGCTCCCTTAAACAACGGGCCGATCACTACCGAAGAAATGGAAGAGATCCGGAAACAGTACCCCGAGATCTTTAAAAAGTGTAAGGAGTCTTACTCATGTTTCATCCACAAGAGCAACCCGGCCAGTGTGTTTTCGGTCTCCGAGGAAGAGCGCGAACGGTTCTGGAATGAGCTTTATGAGACGCGCGGATTCCAGAAGTGGTTGTCGAATTATTATGATATCGGTACGGATAAGAGGGCGAATGCGTTGTATTCGGAATTTATTGCGAATAAGATTCGCGAGAGGGTGAAGGATCCTAAGACGGCGGAGTTGCTTATTCCGA AATGCCATGGCTTCGGCACAAAACGTGTCCCTCTTGAATCCGGGTACTTCGAGTCCTTCAACCGGCCCAATGTCTCTCTTGTCGACGTGAAATCCGACCCCATTGAGCGAATTACAGCCTCCGGTATCAAGACCCGCGATAATGCCTACGACCTCGACATCCTGATCTACGCAACGGGCTTCGATGCCGTAACTGGTGCATTCACAGCGATCGATTTCCAGGGGGTGGGTGGAGTGAAATTGAGCAAGCGATGGAGCGAGGGGCCTCGGACGTTCCTGGGGTTGTTCGTCGAGTCGTTTCCAAATATGCTTATGGTTATGGGGCCGCATCAGATGTTTGGGAATTTTCCGAG GAGTATTGAGTATGCTAGTCACTGGGTGGCTGAGTTCATCCGGTGGGCGAGCGAGCAGGGCGTATCATCAGCGGAATGCACAAGAGAAAAGGTGGAGGAGTGGACGGAGCATGTGCATGCCTGCGCTGAGGGCCTCCTTGCGAACGAGGTTGACTCGTGGATGACGGGGGTCAACAAGAATTTGGCGCACAAGCAGAAGCGCATTATAGCGAGGTATAATGGGCCTGCGCCGGGCTATAGAGCTCGCGCGGATGATGTTGCGGCACGTGGCTTCGAGGACTTGGTCATCACATAG
- a CDS encoding putative dimethylaniline monooxygenase (dimethylaniline monooxygenase) — MHRRNRHPSYKVEPAAYCFSRPYIDYTQKMAISTEQLVANGHTNGHTNGTATPLDSSSTSEKPVHPRSVPLNSQYGYTPRKLRIITIGAGFSGLLMAHKIQHRFKELEEYVTHTIFEMRKDIGGTWLVNDYPGVQCDVPAHIYAFPFDPNPNWTKFYASGPEIQAYIKNTVAKWNLDRDVQLNTRVVGARWNENDGVWKVTVERDGVQRDEFAEILISGQGVLCHPSWPTIPGLRQFKGKVVHSAEWDHGFDYSHKRIAVIGNGSSGIQITPQMANLPGTEVVNFVRGGGWIYYRIPPSRHLGRTTDEVNPTYTEEEKTRFQDPEYHHQYRKGIIDRTNKAYKLFLKGKNNEEAVRFGTEQMAAKLNHDPELCRILIPKWEVGCRRVTPGPGYLEAFSKPNCNLTDSPITHISENAVHTADGNVFECDVVVCATGFDVSHRPRFPLIGQNGANLAEKWADEPESYLSVATAGFPNYFIFSGPNSLGGHGSLVEALNWTGDYFVKWIKKIATEDIKSVVPRKSAEEAFVRYGDEVHKTIVWTGSCKSWYKRNKANGRVTALFGGSALLFNRLLSELRPEDFEIEYHSANNFRFLGNGFLEYEMDPEQDLSWYVELPEPLKQ, encoded by the exons ATGCACCGTCGGAATCGACATCCCTCGTATAAAGTCGAGCCTGCAGCTTATTGCTTTTCCAGACCATATATAGATTACACTCAAAAGATGGCTATTTCAACCGAACAACTAGTCGCCAACGGCCACACGAATGGCCACACAAACGGCACGGCAACTCCGCTAGATTCCAGTTCCACATCAGAGAAACCAGTGCATCCGCGCTCCGTGCCTTTGAACAGCCAGTATGGCTACACTCCGCGCAAACTGCGCATCATAACCATCGGTGCTGGCTTCTCAGGGCTTCTGATGGCCCATAAGATTCAACATCGCTTCAAAGAGCTAGAGGAGTACGTCACGCACACCATCTTTGAGATGAGAAAAGATATCGGGGGCACCTGGTTGGTCAACGACTATCCTGGAGTACAATGTGACGTCCCAG CCCACATATACGCCTTTCCCTTTGACCCGAACCCGAACTGGACGAAGTTCTACGCCAGCGGTCCTGAAATTCAGGCGTACATCAAGAACACAGTCGCAAAATGGAATCTCGACCGGGATGTGCAGCTCAACACTCGCGTGGTCGGCGCCCGCTGGAACGAAAATGATGGGGTGTGGAAAGTCACTGTGGAACGCGACGGGGTACAGCGTGATGAGTTCGCAGAGATCCTGATATCGGGACAAGGGGTATTATGCCACCCATCTTGGCCAACGATCCCTGGTCTCCGTCAATTCAAGGGCAAGGTTGTGCACTCGGCGGAGTGGGACCATGGGTTCGATTATTCCCACAAGCGCATTGCGGTCATAGGAAACGGATCCTCGGGAATTCAGATTACGCCGCAGATGGCGAACCTGCCTGGAACAGAGGTCGTGAACTTTGTCCGGGGCGGTGGTTGGATCTACTATCGTATCCCTCCGTCGAGGCATTTGGGCAGGACAACCGACGAGGTGAATCCAACGTacaccgaggaggagaaaacCAGGTTCCAAGACCCGGAGTATCATCACCAGTATCGCAAGGGGATTATTGATCGGACGAACAAAGCTTACAAACTG TTCTTGAAAGGCAAAAATAACGAAGAGGCCGTGCGCTTTGGCACTGAGCAGATGGCCGCGAAGCTCAACCATGACCCTGAACTCTGCCGCATCCTCATTCCTAAGTGGGAAGTGGGCTGCAGACGTGTTACTCCAGGCCCGGGATATTTGGAGGCCTTCTCCAAGCCAAACTGCAATCTAACCGATAGCCCTATTACGCACATCAGCGAGAACGCCGTCCACACCGCCGACGGAAATGTATTTGAATGCGACGTTGTTGTATGCGCTACCGGCTTTGATGTCTCGCACCGTCCGCGGTTCCCACTCATTGGGCAGAACGGGGCGAATCTTGCTGAGAAGTGGGCTGATGAGCCAGAGTCGTACCTCTCAGTCGCGACAGCGGGCTTTCCGAACTATTTCATTTTCTCGGGCCCCAACTCACTCGGCGGACACGGATCCCTCGTTGAAGCCCTAAACTGGACCGGGGACTACTTCGTGAAATGGATCAAAAAGATCGCCACAGAGGATATCAAGTCCGTTGTCCCGAGGAAGTCAGCCGAGGAGGCATTTGTGCGGTACGGTGACGAAGTCCACAAGACGATCGTGTGGACCGGCAGCTGCAAGAGTTGGTATAAGCGGAACAAGGCAAATGGACGAGTCACAGCGCTGTTTGGTGGATCGGCGCTGCTCTTTAATCGGCTACTTAGTGAATTGCGTCCCGAGGATTTCGAGATCGAGTATCATAGCGCAAATAATTTCAGGTTCCTCGGTAATGGGTTCTTGGAGTATGAGATGGATCCGGAGCAGGATCTTTCATGGTACGTTGAGCTACCTGAACCACTGAAGCAGTGA
- a CDS encoding dehydrogenase with different specificitie (tropinone reductase, putative), producing the protein MTKIAIPTTPPSRSLQGKTAIVTGAGCLGDGIGNGRAIAILLASDGCNVLCVDRNLEWAERTVNMIKAQAEDALVEGKSVYGNATAMQADVTNPGDCESIVSTALTTFNRLDILVNNVGISGAAGTAVDVDMEEWAKSLEVNVSSMVFVSKYAIPAMMQNERDEYSGMRGSIVNMGSVAGLRGGTPHLLYPTSKGAVVQLTRAMAAHHAPDGIRVNCVCPGMLFTPMMYGGGMSEEAREARRKRSLLQTEGNGWDCATAVVFLAGPHARWMTGVILPVDAGTTAAVGIGMPKSASVNG; encoded by the exons ATGACCAAAATCGCAATCCCAACAACACCTCCCTCGCGCTCACTACAAGGCAAAACCGCCATCGTCACGGGTGCCGGCTGTCTTGGCGATGGAATCGGAAACGGGCGCGCGATCGCTATCCTCCTCGCGAGTGATGGGTGTAATGTTCTCTGCGTGGATCGCAATCTGGAGTGGGCGGAGAGGACAGTTAATATGATCAAGGCTCAGGCCGAAGATGCACTGGTGGAAGGGAAGTCTGTCTACGGCAACGCAACAGCCATGCAAGCAGACGTAACAAACCCTGGCGACTGTGAATCCATCGTGTCCACCGCCCTAACCACATTCAACCGCCTCGATATCCTGGTCAACAACGTTGGTATCTCCGGTGCAGCAGGAACCGCCGTTGACGTCGACATGGAAGAGTGGGCGAAGAGTCTGGAGGTGAATGTGTCGAGCATGGTGTTTGTGTCGAAGTATGCGATCCCGGCCATGATGCAGAATGAGCGGGACGAGTACAGTGGCATGCGTGGGAGTATTGTTAACATGGGTTCTGTCGCTGGACTTCGGGGAGGGACACCGCATCTGCTGTATCCCACGAGCAAGGGGGCAGTCGTGCAGCTGACACGCGCGATGGCGGCGCATCATGCACCTGATGGGATTCGGGTCAATTGTGTTTGTCCGGGG ATGCTTTTCACACCCATGATGTACGGCGGAGGCATGTCGGAGGAAGCACGGGAGGCCCGACGAAAGCGTAGTCTCCTACAAACAGAGGGAAACGGCTGGGACTGTGCAACGGCCGTAGTCTTCCTGGCTGGTCCACACGCTCGGTGGATGACGGGAGTCATACTTCCTGTCGACGCTGGAACAACTGCAGCGGTGGGAATCGGGATGCCAAAGAGTGCGAGTGTCAATGGATAG
- a CDS encoding alcohol dehydrogenase → MSIPATMHAWRKHKGNPVPVWEEVPVPSVPPTGLLVKLLASGVCHSDQALLDVEDRPHFNDVYILGHEGCGEIIAIGSEVTDNRFEIGGKVALLAVPGCGLDTCSECSRDLSQLCPSGMHHGIGQDGFYAEYVGIDVRGAVPLPDGVPPEVGAIATDAVTTAYHGIIHRAQVQSHESVFLFGLGGLGFNALQIVYKHIGARVIVSDLRPEKLAAAKSLGIPDSDIVPPGTSVPVYVAERGVKIDTVLDFVGKNQTFADAQKIVRPGGKVLCIGTLDRVNELDMKNGIRKRLSFVFSYGGQHRDLVDVLNLISQGVINPRVKTGRLEEFPRVLRELCQGEVEDRVALVP, encoded by the exons ATGTCTATTCCCGCTACAATGCACGCCTGGCGAAAGCACAAAGGCAACCCTGTCCCA GTCTGGGAAGAAGTCCCGGTCCCCTCCGTCCCGCCAACTGGGCTTCTCGTGAAGTTACTCGCATCAGGAG TGTGCCACAGCGACCAAGCTCTCCTCGACGTCGAGGACCGCCCGCACTTCAATGACGTGTATATCCTC GGCCACGAAGGATGTGGTGAAATCATTGCAATTGGATCCGAAGTGACAGATAATCGATTTGAAATC GGCGGGAAAGTCGCTCTCCTCGCCGTCCCTGGCTGTGGCCTTGACACTTGCTCAGAGTGCTCACGCGACCTGTCTCAACTCTGTCCTTCTGGTATGCATCACGGAATTGGACAAGACGGGTTCTATGCGGAGTATGTTGGGATTGATGTTCGGGGCGCAGTGCCGCTACCAGATG GCGTACCCCCGGAAGTCGGCGCAATCGCCACCGACGCCGTAACAACCGCCTACCACGGCATAATCCACCGCGCCCAAGTCCAGTCCCACGAATCCGTCTTCTTGTTCGGACTTGGGGGTTTGGGATTTAACGCACTGCAGATCGTGTATAAGCATATCGGGGCGCGTGTTATTGTCTCAGATCTCCGTCCTGAGAAGCTCGCTGCGGCGAAGTCCTTGGGTATTCCCGACTCGGATATCGTGCCTCCCGGCACATCAGTCCCGGTGTATGTGGCTGAAAGGGGAGTGAAGATTGATACAGTCCTTGATTTTGTGGGTAAAAACCAGACATTCGCCGACGCGCAGAAGATCGTCCGACCTGGTGGGAAAGTGCTGTGTATCGGGACGTTGGATCGGGTAAATGAGTTGGATATGAAAAATGGGATTCGGAAGAGACTCAGTTTTGTGTTTTCGTACGGAGGTCAACATCGGGACCTGGTGGATGTCTTGAACCTAATTTCGCAGGGTGTTATCAATCCAAGGGTAAAGACGGGGAGGCTTGAGGAGTTTCCAAGAGTGCTAAGAGAGCTGTGTCAGGGAGAGGTTGAGGATCGGGTTGCGCTGGTGCCTTAG